The Prionailurus viverrinus isolate Anna chromosome C1, UM_Priviv_1.0, whole genome shotgun sequence DNA window CCGGCACGCCAGCTGTGGCTGGCTGCGGTGTGCCTGCACGCTGCGGGGCCCGGACCTCTAtctgctggggctgcagagggGCCCTCGGAGAGTGAAGGGTCTCTGGCCGGATGCTGTAGGTGATGCTGGGCAGCGTGGGAGTGTTCATTCTCACCTCGCCCTGGGACAGGTGGCTGAGGGACACGGTCTGGGTGATGCTGTGCGGGGGCATGATGACAGACTGCTCTGGGTGTATGCTAGAGATGAACTGAGGCACAGGAATGCCCGCAGCCAGCATGACCGTGGCATTAGTGGAGAGCGCGGTGGACGTGGTGCTGCTGGGGTGGCACGCTCTCGGGAAGGGGGTCGGAGCGGGCCCGCTGGGGCGAGGAGAATGCGCATCTGGCTTTGTGGCTGCCAAATGGGAGACCGTTCGATCTGTCGGGGTACTGGGCCCCGAGGCGACGTGGTTCACTTCTGTAGGCAGTTTGCTGGGCAGAGCAGGAGGGTGGTGGGGAGTGAGCGCAGACCCCAGGTTAGCCGGCTGAAGGACCTTGGTCTCTATTTTGAGGGTGACGGGGTCAGCAAGCTTTTTATTAGTGGTGACTATGCTTGGGGTGAGGACCAGCTGGTTGTGAACCAGCACTGGGGGTGTGTTTATGCCCTGGGTGAGAACCTTCACTGTGCCACCCTGGGTGACAGGGGTGGACACAGAGAGGTGAATGGGCTCGGGCTTCTCCAGGGATGGACGGTCAGCCTTAACAGATGAAATCACAGGAGACGCGTTGTACGTCTGGGCAGTCAGTACCAGAGTAGAATGGGTGGCCACATTTGCATAGCCTGAAGGGGCCTGGGGGCCTTTGGGCGAAGGCTGCGCTGGTGCGACAGCATCCGGTTTGACCTGGGACTTGGACACTGACTGCTGAAATTCGATGTCCATTGCACTGGCGGGGGGGATCTGGCTAATCTTGGCGCTGATCCGCTGCGGGCCTTCAGTCTTCTGCCCCGAATAGCTCAGGAGCACGACCCCTTCGGATGTGTTCACACGCAGGCCGGCACCAGAGCCCGTGTCTGCTGGACGGTCGTCAATCACTGACATAGACCCTGGGTGGAACCGACTGTTTTCATTAGTGCTCGGTCTGGGTTTGCACTTTGCTGACGGTGTAATCACTGCACCTGCCACAGTTACCGCACCTGTTGTGGCAGTCACACTGCCAGAGGCAGCGGTCACTGCACCTGCTGTGACTGTCACCGCGCCTGCATTCATGGCGCCCGCAGCGGCGTTCACTGCGCCCACGGTGGCGTTCACCGCACCCGCAGCGGCGTTCACCGCGCCCACGGTGGCGTTCACCGGGGTGGTGAGAACGTTCACTGGCCCCGTCAGAACGTTCACGGGCCCCTTTAGGACGTTCACGGGGCCGGCAGGAGTGTTTACCAAACCTTTCAGCGTGGTCACCGGGCCCTTCACAGAGCTTTTGAGGGCATTCACCGGGCCGGTAAGGGCATTCACTGGGACCAAGGACACATTCACCAGGCCCGTCAGAGCGCTCACCAGGCCAGTCAGGGTTTGAGGAGCTGGTTTTGCCAGAGTGATCTTTTGCGAATTCTCCAAATCAATGCTCACGGGCATCCGACTAATAACAGAAGTAATTTTGGGAGCAATGACTGGAGCCACCTTTTCCTTTTCAGTGGCTACTGGAGCCTCTGGGGCCTGTGTGTCAGAGGTGTTGGTTACTGGAGCTGCTGGTTTTTCTTCTAAAAGAGGCTTTTTAGACTCAactggaggagggggtggtgcCTCATGCAGGCAAGGGGCGGCACTGACGGGCTCTGCAATGGCAGTCGTGACACTCGTGGAAGTGACGCCAGTGGCGGAGACATATTTGGGGTCCATGAGGATCTTCCTCAGCGTACTGGAGCTGGTGTCGATGTCAGAAGCTTTCGTGTCTGGGGGAAGAGCTGGAGATGGGGTGGACTGAGCCCGAGGCTCCTCCTGCCTTGTGACCCACTCTGTGACCTTCGTAGAGGAGCTCTGGTGTGGGACCCCCCCAGAGGCGACAGGAGGTGGGAGCTTTGCTGCAGTTACAGAAGGAATTGGGGGGGTGGGTGTGCTGGAGTCACTGGGTGGGGTCACTGGGTCACTTTCGATGATGGAATGCACCTTGAATCTGGCTTGAGGCTCATCCTCCACTGGTGCTGGCTGGGAGGGCGGGGGAAGGTCTGGGAGTGCAGATGCTCTGGTCGGTGTCTTTTCTTCCACGCTGCTGTCTTGGGACAAGTTCTCCAGGGATGGGGTCTTGCTTGGGTCAGAAGAACAGGACTCAGGTGGAGCGGACTGgggcttttctctctgcttctcttcctgtgGCGCTTCTGGGGGTGGCACCGCCCTCCCCTCATTTGTAGCAGGACTCTTGCTTTGACCTTGGTCAGGTTCAGAGACGGGAGTCTCTGTACTGACCCCCGTTTTCTTATTCGTATTCCGTTTGCGGCGTGATCGAGTTGTCTTCTGGCGCCCTTTCTCTTTCCGAGCAAGAGGGACTTCTGCTTCTTTTGATCCTTTGGCTTCTGGCACTGGCTGGGAGGCTTCGCTGCTGTTCCCTCCAGCTTCCTTGTTATCTGCTGGGCCTGCTGAGGGGTCAGGGGCACCGACTGGCGGCCCAGAAGATTCTGCGGCAGCCTCGGTCTCCAAGATGCCGGACACAGCCTCGTGGGTCTCAGGCTCCATTCCCTCTCCAGGGGCCCGCAGCACTTGAGGACGGGGCTGTAGATCTGCCTGTGGTTCTGCAGGGTAAGGGGGGGCTGCTGGGAAGTTTTCTGGCTCCCCAGAAATGTCATTGATGATGGAGCCAATGGCCGCAGCCAGTTCTGTTTCACTTGCTTGGTGTGCGGGCTTGTCCCCATCCTCTGTGGAGAGGCCGTCTGGTGCATCGGTGGCCGCCGCCTTGAAGGCCGCGGAGGTGGTCTCAGTGAGCTTCGCGATGTTCTCCACGGCCTGCTCCAGCTCCATCTGCCTGGCTAACTGATTTGGTTCTGGGGACGGCGTAGTGGCAGAcacatcttccttctcctccGGTTCCTTCTCCAGATGGGCCGGATCGCTGTTCAACTGGGAAGATAAACTCCCCTCCTTCTGGGGACTCTCGCTCTTCTCAGGGGGACCCGCCACTACCTCAGCTTCCTTTTCCGCTGCCGGCCCCACAGGGCCCGCGGCCACGCTGGGACTCGCACCGGTATCCGCGGTTTTCAGATTTGCAGATTTGTCCGCTGCTGACCTAGAGTTTCGagatctccctctctttgacTTGGCGTTTTTTTCAGGGGCTGCTTTTTTCTCCACCACTTCAACTGCAGGGGCTTCCGGTACATTTTTGTCTGTGCCAATTTCTTTTTTGTCACGTTTCTGTTCACTTCCTGCTTCTTCTTTATCAGCCTTGgactttgtattattttctttcacattGACCTGGGGACTCACCTCAGTGGCCGCCTCCAGACGTTCAGCATCAACTTTTGGCTCGTTTTTGCCCCTTTTCCCTTGTGGGCCACCAGCAGCTCCTGATTTTTGGGCTCGTGGGGACCTCCATCCCTCCGCTGGTTTGAGCGTCTCAACTGGTTCTTTGGCCTCGGTCTCCTCATCTTCTTCAGCTCGACGGCGTGTTTTCGGAGGCCTTCCCCTCCGTGGGGTCGTGGGAACCGCTGCGGCCTCCTGCAGCTCTCGCTCCAGTCTCTTCCTGGTCACTCGTGGCTGCTCAGTGGGCTCCTTGACGGGAGAGCGGCTCTCGTGGTCTCCCATGGTTGCATAGACACTCCTCACGTTCCGGCGCCTCGTTCGGCTGAGGGGCAAGCTTGGTTCTGGGTGTTCTGGGTCTGCCGTGGCATTTTTAGAGGCGGTCCTTGTAatcttctctgcctccatcttcaattCTAAAAGCTTCTGTGCTTCTCCCCGCGGAGAATTGGACCGCTTGAGTTTCTCCCGGTCTATCCGCTCGCTCTTCCGGGTGACAGGCTTCTCCACAGTACTTGCTGCGGTGGCCTGAACAGGGGTCTTGGAACGCTTacttttgtttggctttttatcTTTCGTGGCAACCGGAGGATCGACCTCAATGTCTTCAGCAGCTTGAGGCTGAACCTCAGGGACAACTTCAGCTTTTGGATTTGCACTGGGCTCAACATTAGCAGCTGAGTTTGGCTTTTCCACTTTGGGCTCATCAGCGTCCTCAGGCTTCTGAGTCGGTTTTGAAAGCGGTTGGGCACTGTCGGGTTCTGGATCTACAGTGACCTCAACCTGAGAAAATGAGGCCCCAGGAGTTGGAGGCTTGGTGTCCAGATAAGGCAGCTGGTCAACTGATGAACTTTCCTCAACAACTGATGGAGTCCTGGCAGCATCTTTACTGGCGTCCGCTCCTGGGGGCAGGTCGCCTTGCTCGGTTTGCTGCACAGCAGTGGGAGCCTGCTCAGACACAGGCTTTGCTTCTTCTGAGGCAGAGGCTGGCTCCCTGGGCTCCTCTTCTGTCACCAAAGGCACCTCCCCTGCTTTTTCACCTGCTGTCGCCTTTTCCGGTGATGACGATACTGACTCTGGAGTTACAGCTGTGACAGCAGGAGGCCCAATGGGAAGGGGGGTCTTCGGTTCCGCCTCTTTACTCTCAGAGGCAGATTCTGGGGTCTCAGGATGATCCTCTGTATCTTCCTGTTTTTCAGCCTCTTTGggtttttggtctttttccttttctttctgttgcatTCGCGTGAGTTCCATAAATCTGCTATGGAAAAGCACTACTGGCTCTTGAATCACGTCAGCGGTGCTGTTTGCTCCATCAGACGCCTGCCTCCCATACAACCTGCCAGCAACGAAGTCTGATTCCTCGTCTTTTCTCTCCAGATGCTGCAATCGCTTGGAATCTTGTTCAAAGATTGAGCTGTGTAAAAAACGAGAAGCAAATAATTCTTGTCTTTCCTGTTCTTCTTCTTTATGGTCATCTTTTTTATCATCCATTTTTCCTTCAGAATCAGTccgaattttcttctttttcatgtaCCAGGATGGAATAGGTCTTGGAGCAGAGTCaaccttctctttatctttgttgtTTCGAAAATTGGCAAAACGGGAGTCCCAATCAAGAAAAGACCAGTTTTCTTCTCGAGATGAAGAGAGGGACTTAGCTCTTTCAAGCAAAGCCTTCGTGTCTGGTGTGATTGTCTTATCCAGTGCAAAAGAGTAAAATTTGTTCCTTTCTAAAGAACTGGAGAGTCTTTCCTCTCGCTCACGTAGCTtgtcttctctgtccctcaataaAAAAGACAACCGAGAACTTTCATATAGTGCAGAGGCTCTGGGTGAGTGGGATTTGTGTTCACCGTCTTCATCAGAATCAGAAGGCACCTCCCCAGGTTCCAAGTCACGTACAGACCTCTTTCGAAGGCTGTCTCTCTTAATTATGCTGTTTGGGAAACTCACATCAAATCTGCTGGCATCTTGTTTCATTTGAGAATCCCACCGGTTTAGTTCATCTTCAGAATTCAAGACAGAGAGCTTTATTTTGGCCATGTCTGCCATCTGTTCTCTCCTGCTAGAATCATAAGGATTAAATTTTAAAGACTCTTCTCTGACTGTGATGTTAGAATAGGGGAGACCTTTATCATCTACTTTAGGAGACCCTCTTACTGACATGAGCCTAGGGGAGCCTATAGGGTCGTCGTCTTCATGGAAAGAGCCATGTCGGATGCTGGGAGAACCGCCAGCCCTTTCAGAATCTTCACTGATCTGGCGTGAACTTCTGTAATTCCTCTCTCTCTTGGTGCAGACATCAAAATCCACGTGGtccatccttttctttttgctaGGAGGAGAGTCGTCAGTAACATCTTGGGGGGGTTTGCCTACCTCGTGAACCAAACTACGTCTTTCATATTCATCTACATCTTTTTTAGGACTGCCAAACTTCTCAGACTTGGCTATTTCCATCTCCATCTGCTGTTTTCTCCGACTCTGCTCCATTTGTTTTCGGTAACTCTGCGTGTGATCAATATCAATGCCaattttttcttcagtatttactGAATGTGGTTTCTCTTGGCTTGGTTTACATTCAAGTGTTTCATCACGAAGACTGCAATAGTTTTTCCTAATATCTTCTCTCTCTGGTCCCTGATCATCTAATAATTGCAGCTGTTTGAGTTGTGGTTTTGAGGGAATAGGTTTTTTTGACTGGATTTCTTGATTTTCCACAGAGTCACATACTGATTCTCCCAGCCTTGCTTGTAGGTCTGAGTTGGGCCTTGAGCCAGTCCCAACAGAAACGTTGGCAAGCTCCTGACACTCTTTGGGGCTGGGAGCAGCATTAAGTCTgtctagttttattttcttagattctCGTTTAAGAATTTCTTTCCTCGCAGGCTTTCTTTCTGACTCTCCTTCCCTCAGCAGAAGGATGTCTCTAGAGGATAGGTCAGGctgcttttttaaaagtactcGAGCTTCCTCCATCTCTGGACTACTTTTCTTGACttctgatttttgcttttctaCTTTCAAATTGGAATCTGCAAAGCGCCGCTTCCTTGCTTCCAGCTTCTCCAA harbors:
- the SPEN gene encoding msx2-interacting protein isoform X2, giving the protein MVRETRHLWVGNLPENVREEKIIEHFKRYGRVESVKILPKRGSEGGVAAFVDFVDIKSAQKAHNSVNKMGDRDLRTDYNEPGTIPSAARGLDDTVSIASRSREVSGFRGGGGGPAYGPPPSLHAREGRYERRLDGTDSSSSSSDDSPARSVQSAAVPAPTSQLLSSLEKDEPRKSFGIKVQNLPVRSTDTSLKDGLFHEFKKFGKVTSVQIHGTSEERYGLVFFRQQEDQEKALTASKGKLFFGMQIEVTAWIGPETESENEFRPLDERIDEFHPKATRTLFIGNLEKTTTYHDLRNIFQRFGEIVDIDIKKVNGVPQYAFLQYCDIASVCKAIKKMDGEYLGNNRLKLGFGKSMPTNCVWLDGLSSNVSDQYLTRHFCRYGPVVKVVFDRLKGMALVLYNEIEYAQAAVKETKGRKIGGNKIKVDFANRESQLAFYHCMEKSGQDIRDFYEMLAERREERRGSYDYSQDRTYYENVRTPGTYPEDSRRDYPARGREFYSEWETYQGDYYESRYYDDPREYRDYRNDPYEQDIREYSYRQRERERERERFESDRDRDHERRPSERSQSPVHLRRPQSPGTSPSQSERLPSDSERRIYSRSSDRSGSCSSLSPPRYEKLDKSRLERYTKNEKADKERTFDPERVERERRLIRKEKVEKDKTEKQKRKGKVHSPSSQSSETDQENEREQSPEKSRSSNKLSREKADKEGIAKNRLELMPCVVLTRVKEKEGKVIDHTPLEKLKAKLDNDTAKSSALDQKLQVCQTEPAKSDLSKLEPVRMKVPKEKGLSSHIEVVDKEGRLKSRKHLKPEQTADGVSAADLEKLEARKRRFADSNLKVEKQKSEVKKSSPEMEEARVLLKKQPDLSSRDILLLREGESERKPARKEILKRESKKIKLDRLNAAPSPKECQELANVSVGTGSRPNSDLQARLGESVCDSVENQEIQSKKPIPSKPQLKQLQLLDDQGPEREDIRKNYCSLRDETLECKPSQEKPHSVNTEEKIGIDIDHTQSYRKQMEQSRRKQQMEMEIAKSEKFGSPKKDVDEYERRSLVHEVGKPPQDVTDDSPPSKKKRMDHVDFDVCTKRERNYRSSRQISEDSERAGGSPSIRHGSFHEDDDPIGSPRLMSVRGSPKVDDKGLPYSNITVREESLKFNPYDSSRREQMADMAKIKLSVLNSEDELNRWDSQMKQDASRFDVSFPNSIIKRDSLRKRSVRDLEPGEVPSDSDEDGEHKSHSPRASALYESSRLSFLLRDREDKLREREERLSSSLERNKFYSFALDKTITPDTKALLERAKSLSSSREENWSFLDWDSRFANFRNNKDKEKVDSAPRPIPSWYMKKKKIRTDSEGKMDDKKDDHKEEEQERQELFASRFLHSSIFEQDSKRLQHLERKDEESDFVAGRLYGRQASDGANSTADVIQEPVVLFHSRFMELTRMQQKEKEKDQKPKEAEKQEDTEDHPETPESASESKEAEPKTPLPIGPPAVTAVTPESVSSSPEKATAGEKAGEVPLVTEEEPREPASASEEAKPVSEQAPTAVQQTEQGDLPPGADASKDAARTPSVVEESSSVDQLPYLDTKPPTPGASFSQVEVTVDPEPDSAQPLSKPTQKPEDADEPKVEKPNSAANVEPSANPKAEVVPEVQPQAAEDIEVDPPVATKDKKPNKSKRSKTPVQATAASTVEKPVTRKSERIDREKLKRSNSPRGEAQKLLELKMEAEKITRTASKNATADPEHPEPSLPLSRTRRRNVRSVYATMGDHESRSPVKEPTEQPRVTRKRLERELQEAAAVPTTPRRGRPPKTRRRAEEDEETEAKEPVETLKPAEGWRSPRAQKSGAAGGPQGKRGKNEPKVDAERLEAATEVSPQVNVKENNTKSKADKEEAGSEQKRDKKEIGTDKNVPEAPAVEVVEKKAAPEKNAKSKRGRSRNSRSAADKSANLKTADTGASPSVAAGPVGPAAEKEAEVVAGPPEKSESPQKEGSLSSQLNSDPAHLEKEPEEKEDVSATTPSPEPNQLARQMELEQAVENIAKLTETTSAAFKAAATDAPDGLSTEDGDKPAHQASETELAAAIGSIINDISGEPENFPAAPPYPAEPQADLQPRPQVLRAPGEGMEPETHEAVSGILETEAAAESSGPPVGAPDPSAGPADNKEAGGNSSEASQPVPEAKGSKEAEVPLARKEKGRQKTTRSRRKRNTNKKTGVSTETPVSEPDQGQSKSPATNEGRAVPPPEAPQEEKQREKPQSAPPESCSSDPSKTPSLENLSQDSSVEEKTPTRASALPDLPPPSQPAPVEDEPQARFKVHSIIESDPVTPPSDSSTPTPPIPSVTAAKLPPPVASGGVPHQSSSTKVTEWVTRQEEPRAQSTPSPALPPDTKASDIDTSSSTLRKILMDPKYVSATGVTSTSVTTAIAEPVSAAPCLHEAPPPPPVESKKPLLEEKPAAPVTNTSDTQAPEAPVATEKEKVAPVIAPKITSVISRMPVSIDLENSQKITLAKPAPQTLTGLVSALTGLVNVSLVPVNALTGPVNALKSSVKGPVTTLKGLVNTPAGPVNVLKGPVNVLTGPVNVLTTPVNATVGAVNAAAGAVNATVGAVNAAAGAMNAGAVTVTAGAVTAASGSVTATTGAVTVAGAVITPSAKCKPRPSTNENSRFHPGSMSVIDDRPADTGSGAGLRVNTSEGVVLLSYSGQKTEGPQRISAKISQIPPASAMDIEFQQSVSKSQVKPDAVAPAQPSPKGPQAPSGYANVATHSTLVLTAQTYNASPVISSVKADRPSLEKPEPIHLSVSTPVTQGGTVKVLTQGINTPPVLVHNQLVLTPSIVTTNKKLADPVTLKIETKVLQPANLGSALTPHHPPALPSKLPTEVNHVASGPSTPTDRTVSHLAATKPDAHSPRPSGPAPTPFPRACHPSSTTSTALSTNATVMLAAGIPVPQFISSIHPEQSVIMPPHSITQTVSLSHLSQGEVRMNTPTLPSITYSIRPETLHSPRAPLQPQQIEVRAPQRAGTPQPATAGVPALAPQHPAEEEVHYHLPVARAAAPVQSEVLVMQSEYRLHPYTVPRDVRIMVHPHVTAVSEQPRAADGVVKVPPASKVPQQPGKDAAKTADAKAAPAPAPHGEARILTVTPSSQLQGLPLTPPVVVTHGVQIVHSSGELFQEYRYGDIRTYHSPAQLTHTQFPAAASIGLPPRTKAPAQGPAPEGEPLQPTQPAQSTQPVQPVQPAQPTQPCQPSQLSQPGQPPSSKMPQVSQEAKGTQTGVEQPRLPTVPTNRPAEPHAQVQRAQAETSQTSYPSPVSVSMKPDLPAPLPAQAAPKQPSFVPTTSSPSTPPGLALTHTEAQATPKPDSSPHLTSQRPVDMVQLLKKYPIVWQGLLALKNDTAAVQLHFVSGNNVLAHRSLPLSEGGPPLRIAQRMRLETSQLEGVARRMTVETDYCLLLALPCGRDQEDVVSQTESLKAAFITYLQAKQAAGIINVPNPGSNQPAYVLQIFPPCEFSESHLSRLAPDLLASISNISPHLMIVIASV
- the SPEN gene encoding msx2-interacting protein isoform X1 codes for the protein MVRETRHLWVGNLPENVREEKIIEHFKRYGRVESVKILPKRGSEGGVAAFVDFVDIKSAQKAHNSVNKMGDRDLRTDYNEPGTIPSAARGLDDTVSIASRSREVSGFRGGGGGPAYGPPPSLHAREGRYERRLDGASDNRERAYEHSAYGHHERGTGGFDRTRHYDQDYYRDPRERTLQHGLYYTSRSRSPNRFDAHDPRYEPRAREQFTLPSVVHRDIYRDDITREVRGRRPERNYQHSRSRSPHSSQSRNQSPQRLASQASRPTRSPSGSGSRSRSSSSDSISSSSSTSSDSTDSSSSSSDDSPARSVQSAAVPAPTSQLLSSLEKDEPRKSFGIKVQNLPVRSTDTSLKDGLFHEFKKFGKVTSVQIHGTSEERYGLVFFRQQEDQEKALTASKGKLFFGMQIEVTAWIGPETESENEFRPLDERIDEFHPKATRTLFIGNLEKTTTYHDLRNIFQRFGEIVDIDIKKVNGVPQYAFLQYCDIASVCKAIKKMDGEYLGNNRLKLGFGKSMPTNCVWLDGLSSNVSDQYLTRHFCRYGPVVKVVFDRLKGMALVLYNEIEYAQAAVKETKGRKIGGNKIKVDFANRESQLAFYHCMEKSGQDIRDFYEMLAERREERRGSYDYSQDRTYYENVRTPGTYPEDSRRDYPARGREFYSEWETYQGDYYESRYYDDPREYRDYRNDPYEQDIREYSYRQRERERERERFESDRDRDHERRPSERSQSPVHLRRPQSPGTSPSQSERLPSDSERRIYSRSSDRSGSCSSLSPPRYEKLDKSRLERYTKNEKADKERTFDPERVERERRLIRKEKVEKDKTEKQKRKGKVHSPSSQSSETDQENEREQSPEKSRSSNKLSREKADKEGIAKNRLELMPCVVLTRVKEKEGKVIDHTPLEKLKAKLDNDTAKSSALDQKLQVCQTEPAKSDLSKLEPVRMKVPKEKGLSSHIEVVDKEGRLKSRKHLKPEQTADGVSAADLEKLEARKRRFADSNLKVEKQKSEVKKSSPEMEEARVLLKKQPDLSSRDILLLREGESERKPARKEILKRESKKIKLDRLNAAPSPKECQELANVSVGTGSRPNSDLQARLGESVCDSVENQEIQSKKPIPSKPQLKQLQLLDDQGPEREDIRKNYCSLRDETLECKPSQEKPHSVNTEEKIGIDIDHTQSYRKQMEQSRRKQQMEMEIAKSEKFGSPKKDVDEYERRSLVHEVGKPPQDVTDDSPPSKKKRMDHVDFDVCTKRERNYRSSRQISEDSERAGGSPSIRHGSFHEDDDPIGSPRLMSVRGSPKVDDKGLPYSNITVREESLKFNPYDSSRREQMADMAKIKLSVLNSEDELNRWDSQMKQDASRFDVSFPNSIIKRDSLRKRSVRDLEPGEVPSDSDEDGEHKSHSPRASALYESSRLSFLLRDREDKLREREERLSSSLERNKFYSFALDKTITPDTKALLERAKSLSSSREENWSFLDWDSRFANFRNNKDKEKVDSAPRPIPSWYMKKKKIRTDSEGKMDDKKDDHKEEEQERQELFASRFLHSSIFEQDSKRLQHLERKDEESDFVAGRLYGRQASDGANSTADVIQEPVVLFHSRFMELTRMQQKEKEKDQKPKEAEKQEDTEDHPETPESASESKEAEPKTPLPIGPPAVTAVTPESVSSSPEKATAGEKAGEVPLVTEEEPREPASASEEAKPVSEQAPTAVQQTEQGDLPPGADASKDAARTPSVVEESSSVDQLPYLDTKPPTPGASFSQVEVTVDPEPDSAQPLSKPTQKPEDADEPKVEKPNSAANVEPSANPKAEVVPEVQPQAAEDIEVDPPVATKDKKPNKSKRSKTPVQATAASTVEKPVTRKSERIDREKLKRSNSPRGEAQKLLELKMEAEKITRTASKNATADPEHPEPSLPLSRTRRRNVRSVYATMGDHESRSPVKEPTEQPRVTRKRLERELQEAAAVPTTPRRGRPPKTRRRAEEDEETEAKEPVETLKPAEGWRSPRAQKSGAAGGPQGKRGKNEPKVDAERLEAATEVSPQVNVKENNTKSKADKEEAGSEQKRDKKEIGTDKNVPEAPAVEVVEKKAAPEKNAKSKRGRSRNSRSAADKSANLKTADTGASPSVAAGPVGPAAEKEAEVVAGPPEKSESPQKEGSLSSQLNSDPAHLEKEPEEKEDVSATTPSPEPNQLARQMELEQAVENIAKLTETTSAAFKAAATDAPDGLSTEDGDKPAHQASETELAAAIGSIINDISGEPENFPAAPPYPAEPQADLQPRPQVLRAPGEGMEPETHEAVSGILETEAAAESSGPPVGAPDPSAGPADNKEAGGNSSEASQPVPEAKGSKEAEVPLARKEKGRQKTTRSRRKRNTNKKTGVSTETPVSEPDQGQSKSPATNEGRAVPPPEAPQEEKQREKPQSAPPESCSSDPSKTPSLENLSQDSSVEEKTPTRASALPDLPPPSQPAPVEDEPQARFKVHSIIESDPVTPPSDSSTPTPPIPSVTAAKLPPPVASGGVPHQSSSTKVTEWVTRQEEPRAQSTPSPALPPDTKASDIDTSSSTLRKILMDPKYVSATGVTSTSVTTAIAEPVSAAPCLHEAPPPPPVESKKPLLEEKPAAPVTNTSDTQAPEAPVATEKEKVAPVIAPKITSVISRMPVSIDLENSQKITLAKPAPQTLTGLVSALTGLVNVSLVPVNALTGPVNALKSSVKGPVTTLKGLVNTPAGPVNVLKGPVNVLTGPVNVLTTPVNATVGAVNAAAGAVNATVGAVNAAAGAMNAGAVTVTAGAVTAASGSVTATTGAVTVAGAVITPSAKCKPRPSTNENSRFHPGSMSVIDDRPADTGSGAGLRVNTSEGVVLLSYSGQKTEGPQRISAKISQIPPASAMDIEFQQSVSKSQVKPDAVAPAQPSPKGPQAPSGYANVATHSTLVLTAQTYNASPVISSVKADRPSLEKPEPIHLSVSTPVTQGGTVKVLTQGINTPPVLVHNQLVLTPSIVTTNKKLADPVTLKIETKVLQPANLGSALTPHHPPALPSKLPTEVNHVASGPSTPTDRTVSHLAATKPDAHSPRPSGPAPTPFPRACHPSSTTSTALSTNATVMLAAGIPVPQFISSIHPEQSVIMPPHSITQTVSLSHLSQGEVRMNTPTLPSITYSIRPETLHSPRAPLQPQQIEVRAPQRAGTPQPATAGVPALAPQHPAEEEVHYHLPVARAAAPVQSEVLVMQSEYRLHPYTVPRDVRIMVHPHVTAVSEQPRAADGVVKVPPASKVPQQPGKDAAKTADAKAAPAPAPHGEARILTVTPSSQLQGLPLTPPVVVTHGVQIVHSSGELFQEYRYGDIRTYHSPAQLTHTQFPAAASIGLPPRTKAPAQGPAPEGEPLQPTQPAQSTQPVQPVQPAQPTQPCQPSQLSQPGQPPSSKMPQVSQEAKGTQTGVEQPRLPTVPTNRPAEPHAQVQRAQAETSQTSYPSPVSVSMKPDLPAPLPAQAAPKQPSFVPTTSSPSTPPGLALTHTEAQATPKPDSSPHLTSQRPVDMVQLLKKYPIVWQGLLALKNDTAAVQLHFVSGNNVLAHRSLPLSEGGPPLRIAQRMRLETSQLEGVARRMTVETDYCLLLALPCGRDQEDVVSQTESLKAAFITYLQAKQAAGIINVPNPGSNQPAYVLQIFPPCEFSESHLSRLAPDLLASISNISPHLMIVIASV